From the Gramella sp. Hel_I_59 genome, one window contains:
- a CDS encoding DUF4290 domain-containing protein, which yields MTNALEYNSERSKLIIPEYGRHLQKMVEHAVEIEDDKERNKVANSIIAVMGNMNPHLRDVPDFQHKLWDQLFMISDFKLDVESPFPKPTREMLTERPEMLDYPENNPKYRFYGNNIKRMIDAAKDKEEGDFKDALVMTIANHMKKSYLNWNRDSVDDEVIINHLKELSGGKINLKNADEDLTQASELIRGSGSNKKKYSKNKKHTGGRKPGRKRH from the coding sequence TTGACAAACGCTTTAGAATATAACTCTGAAAGGAGTAAACTGATCATTCCTGAATATGGCAGACATTTGCAAAAAATGGTGGAACATGCTGTAGAAATCGAAGATGATAAAGAACGTAACAAAGTTGCTAATTCAATTATTGCTGTAATGGGTAATATGAATCCGCATCTTCGTGATGTGCCAGATTTTCAGCATAAATTATGGGATCAGCTTTTTATGATCAGTGATTTTAAATTAGATGTTGAGTCTCCTTTTCCAAAACCGACCAGGGAAATGCTTACAGAACGTCCCGAAATGCTAGATTATCCTGAGAATAATCCTAAGTATAGGTTCTACGGAAACAATATCAAGCGCATGATCGATGCGGCAAAGGATAAGGAAGAAGGTGATTTTAAGGATGCCCTGGTGATGACTATCGCCAATCATATGAAAAAATCTTACCTGAACTGGAATCGTGATTCTGTGGATGATGAAGTGATCATTAATCATTTGAAAGAATTGAGTGGTGGAAAGATCAATCTGAAAAATGCAGATGAGGATCTAACCCAGGCTTCAGAACTTATTCGTGGAAGCGGATCGAACAAGAAGAAATACTCGAAAAACAAAAAACATACCGGCGGCCGCAAGCCTGGTCGTAAACGCCACTAA
- a CDS encoding START-like domain-containing protein → MEEKTKYEMEFPIQASPSLLYQYISTPSGLSEWYADNVNSRGEFFTFIWEGSEEKAKLMSKKSDERIKFKWVEDEDSPYFFELRIQVDDITKDVSLMITDFAEEDEIDEGKMLWENMVSDLKQILGSA, encoded by the coding sequence ATGGAAGAAAAGACAAAATACGAAATGGAGTTTCCAATTCAGGCTTCTCCTTCGCTATTGTATCAATATATTTCAACTCCCTCAGGTTTAAGCGAGTGGTATGCAGATAACGTAAATTCCCGTGGGGAATTTTTTACTTTTATCTGGGAAGGTAGTGAGGAGAAGGCCAAACTAATGAGTAAGAAAAGCGATGAACGAATTAAGTTCAAGTGGGTTGAAGATGAAGATTCTCCATATTTTTTTGAATTAAGAATACAAGTGGATGATATCACCAAAGATGTTTCCTTAATGATTACAGATTTTGCCGAAGAGGATGAGATCGATGAAGGAAAAATGCTATGGGAAAATATGGTTTCAGATCTAAAACAGATATTAGGTTCTGCCTAG
- a CDS encoding DUF493 family protein yields the protein MSDSTNPDEFYAKLKKQLQDTAMWPAEYLYKFIVPTKGEKVTQVEDIFDNMGAVINTKQSKKGTYTSVSINVRMKDPDHVIEKYKEVADKVEGVISL from the coding sequence ATGAGTGATTCGACAAATCCGGATGAATTTTACGCAAAACTTAAAAAACAGCTTCAGGATACGGCAATGTGGCCTGCTGAATACCTATACAAATTTATTGTTCCTACAAAAGGGGAGAAGGTAACACAGGTTGAAGATATCTTTGATAATATGGGAGCTGTGATCAATACCAAACAATCTAAAAAAGGAACCTATACCAGTGTTTCCATTAATGTTAGGATGAAAGATCCTGATCATGTGATTGAAAAATATAAAGAGGTGGCTGATAAAGTTGAAGGAGTTATTTCTCTCTAA
- a CDS encoding ATP-dependent DNA helicase RecQ: MQTEALKILEKYWGFQKFRPSQLEVIEAILDRQDTLTLFPTGGGKSICFQVPAMIKEGICVVVSPLISLMEDQVQALQKRNIKAMAITGGISYADLDRNLDNCIFGNFKFLYLSPERLQQDIVKERLKQMNVNLIAVDEAHCISQWGHDFRPAYRNISEVREIIPEVPVAAFTATATKIVVEDICEQLQLKNRAIFKKSFERTNLFYEVVKTEDKYFRLTRLLGNDSAIVYVRSRNATREITDFLNKNGITAAAYHGGMKKEDKTAKFRSWMNNDTSVMVATTAFGMGIDKPDVRTVVHIDLPESLESYFQEAGRAGRDGEISKAVILTNAGDIPVLKNQFINNLASVEDVKFIYRKLNAYFSIAYGEGENQVYDFNFASFCNQYHLISGKTYNALQLLDRCSVLRLSQQFQKKTEIMIKVSGDQLEIYLDDNPKYAHLLRTLLRNYGGVFDNLVNFNMSSVAEKADLQENECLSLFEDLQQQEIIEFSIAKHDASITFLVPREDESTINPVSGFITKYNKTKREKISAVLDFVQNDQVCKQIQLLKYFGETKPEKCGRCSVCNAETDILSRDEMNEIFLALQKLLKSRALDTKEISSLLNYKESSILKVIRLLVERGILEKTITNKYKISIDD; this comes from the coding sequence TTGCAAACGGAAGCTTTAAAAATTCTAGAAAAATATTGGGGCTTCCAGAAATTCCGGCCTTCGCAGCTGGAAGTGATCGAAGCGATCCTGGATCGTCAGGATACGCTGACCTTATTTCCTACCGGTGGTGGGAAGTCTATCTGCTTTCAGGTACCGGCGATGATAAAAGAAGGAATTTGCGTGGTGGTATCACCACTAATTTCTTTAATGGAGGACCAGGTACAGGCTCTTCAAAAAAGGAATATCAAAGCGATGGCTATTACCGGTGGAATCTCTTATGCCGATCTGGATAGAAACCTTGACAATTGCATCTTCGGAAATTTCAAATTTTTATACCTCTCTCCGGAAAGGCTTCAGCAGGATATAGTAAAAGAACGACTGAAGCAAATGAACGTGAACCTGATCGCTGTAGATGAAGCGCATTGTATCTCTCAATGGGGACATGATTTCAGACCAGCTTATCGTAATATTTCAGAAGTTCGCGAAATTATACCTGAAGTACCTGTGGCAGCATTTACGGCTACAGCAACAAAAATCGTAGTGGAAGATATCTGCGAGCAGCTTCAGTTGAAGAACAGGGCAATATTTAAGAAATCATTTGAAAGAACCAATCTGTTTTACGAGGTTGTCAAAACTGAAGATAAATACTTTCGATTAACGAGGCTACTGGGAAATGATTCTGCCATTGTTTATGTAAGAAGCCGGAATGCCACCAGGGAGATCACCGACTTTCTAAATAAGAATGGGATTACGGCCGCTGCATATCACGGCGGAATGAAAAAGGAGGATAAAACTGCAAAGTTTCGATCGTGGATGAACAACGATACCAGTGTAATGGTTGCTACGACTGCATTCGGAATGGGTATTGACAAACCAGATGTTCGTACCGTTGTGCATATTGATCTACCGGAAAGTCTGGAAAGCTATTTTCAGGAAGCAGGAAGAGCGGGAAGAGATGGAGAGATTTCTAAAGCCGTTATACTGACCAATGCCGGCGACATTCCAGTACTAAAGAACCAATTTATAAACAATCTCGCGTCTGTTGAAGATGTCAAATTTATCTATAGAAAACTGAATGCCTATTTCAGTATAGCATATGGTGAAGGTGAAAATCAGGTATATGATTTTAATTTTGCCAGCTTCTGTAATCAATATCATTTAATTTCAGGTAAAACCTATAATGCATTACAATTATTAGATCGTTGCAGTGTCCTTAGACTGTCACAACAGTTTCAGAAGAAAACTGAAATAATGATAAAAGTAAGCGGGGATCAACTGGAAATTTATCTTGATGACAATCCAAAATATGCGCACCTCCTAAGAACCCTGTTAAGAAACTACGGTGGTGTATTTGATAACCTGGTGAACTTTAATATGTCCTCTGTAGCCGAGAAAGCAGATCTTCAGGAAAATGAATGTTTAAGCCTTTTTGAAGACTTACAGCAACAGGAAATCATAGAGTTCTCGATTGCCAAACATGATGCTTCCATTACCTTTCTGGTCCCCAGGGAAGACGAATCCACCATAAATCCTGTTTCTGGATTCATCACTAAATACAATAAAACAAAAAGGGAAAAGATATCGGCTGTGCTCGATTTTGTTCAGAATGACCAGGTTTGCAAGCAGATACAGTTGCTGAAGTATTTTGGAGAAACCAAGCCTGAAAAATGTGGTAGGTGCTCTGTTTGCAATGCTGAAACTGATATCTTAAGTCGAGATGAAATGAATGAGATATTTCTGGCGCTTCAAAAATTATTAAAATCCAGAGCACTAGACACTAAAGAAATTTCATCTCTATTAAACTATAAAGAATCCTCTATTCTGAAGGTAATACGGTTACTGGTAGAGCGAGGCATTTTGGAAAAAACGATAACTAACAAGTATAAAATATCAATAGATGACTGA
- a CDS encoding aminotransferase class IV, which produces MINLNGNIVQDSEANLSVLNRGFAYGDSVFETIRVINGKIMFWEDHYFRMMASMRIMRMEIPSSFSPEFLEKEILSIVEENDLKENAARVRFAVYREEGGFYTPATREIAYVMTVVEMENSFYLLNTEDYEIELFKDHYVGSGLLSTIKSNNRAVNVLGSIYAKENEYHNCLLLNEKKSVVEALNGNLFLVSGSKIKTPPLTDGVLNGIIRKQLLEIIKKTEEYELEEASISPFELQKADELFVTNIAVGIQPVSKYRKKQYDSVVAKNLLSKLNVKARLG; this is translated from the coding sequence ATGATCAATTTAAATGGAAATATAGTTCAGGATTCAGAAGCTAATCTTTCAGTCCTTAACAGGGGATTCGCTTATGGAGATTCAGTTTTCGAAACTATTAGAGTCATTAATGGAAAAATAATGTTCTGGGAAGATCATTATTTCAGAATGATGGCGTCCATGCGAATTATGAGAATGGAGATCCCATCCAGCTTCTCACCAGAGTTTTTAGAGAAAGAAATTCTCAGTATCGTTGAGGAAAATGATCTAAAAGAAAATGCTGCAAGAGTACGATTTGCTGTTTATCGCGAAGAAGGTGGTTTTTATACGCCTGCGACCAGAGAGATCGCTTACGTGATGACGGTAGTGGAAATGGAGAACTCGTTTTACCTATTAAATACTGAGGATTACGAGATCGAATTATTTAAAGATCATTATGTGGGTAGCGGACTGTTGTCTACGATTAAGTCGAATAACCGCGCGGTAAACGTTTTAGGAAGCATCTATGCTAAAGAGAATGAATATCACAACTGTTTGCTTCTGAATGAGAAAAAGAGCGTAGTCGAAGCTCTGAACGGTAATTTATTTCTAGTATCAGGTTCCAAAATTAAAACGCCACCACTTACAGATGGTGTTTTAAACGGAATTATTCGGAAGCAATTACTGGAGATCATCAAGAAAACTGAAGAATACGAATTAGAAGAAGCTTCAATTTCGCCTTTTGAATTGCAAAAAGCTGATGAACTCTTCGTTACTAATATTGCGGTTGGTATTCAGCCAGTGTCAAAATATCGTAAGAAACAATACGACTCAGTTGTAGCTAAAAACCTGCTTAGTAAGTTAAATGTGAAAGCGAGATTAGGCTAA
- the fmt gene encoding methionyl-tRNA formyltransferase, whose product MTDLRIVFMGTPEFAVKSLEAILEAGYNVVGVITAPDRPAGRGRKLRESAVKTFAVSKDLKVLQPTNLKSDEFQQELKQIDPNVQVVVAFRMLPESVWNYPDLGTFNLHASLLPQYRGAAPINWAIMNGEKETGISTFFLDEKIDTGAMIMQESVVIGEHENLETIHDRLMNKGSGLVVKTLKAISEGTTKPIAQKDSATLREAPKLDRENTKINWDKPLNEIYNHIRGLNPYPSAWCHLDNGDAQEQTVKIYDVIRHKEEHDHFYGKVLIKEKQLLVAANGGFIEIKQIQLPGKRKMETHSLLNGFKFSEKAKMR is encoded by the coding sequence ATGACTGATCTCAGAATAGTATTTATGGGCACTCCGGAATTTGCCGTGAAAAGCCTTGAAGCAATTCTTGAAGCCGGCTATAATGTTGTAGGAGTGATTACTGCTCCAGATCGACCGGCTGGCAGAGGAAGGAAATTACGAGAAAGTGCCGTTAAGACTTTCGCGGTTTCTAAAGATCTTAAAGTTCTACAACCTACTAATCTAAAATCTGACGAATTTCAACAAGAGTTGAAGCAAATCGATCCAAATGTGCAGGTAGTCGTAGCATTTAGAATGCTGCCTGAATCTGTATGGAACTACCCTGACCTTGGCACTTTCAATTTACATGCGAGCTTACTGCCTCAGTATCGCGGAGCTGCTCCAATCAATTGGGCGATCATGAATGGCGAAAAAGAAACTGGAATATCCACTTTCTTCCTGGATGAGAAAATTGATACCGGCGCTATGATCATGCAGGAATCTGTTGTGATAGGTGAACATGAAAACCTGGAGACCATTCACGATAGATTGATGAACAAAGGATCAGGGCTGGTTGTAAAAACATTAAAAGCTATCTCTGAAGGAACTACCAAGCCAATAGCCCAGAAAGATTCCGCAACGCTTAGAGAAGCGCCCAAATTGGATCGCGAGAACACCAAGATTAATTGGGATAAACCTTTAAATGAAATATACAATCATATACGCGGACTCAATCCCTACCCTTCTGCCTGGTGTCATTTAGATAATGGTGATGCGCAGGAACAGACTGTAAAAATCTACGATGTGATTAGACATAAAGAAGAACATGATCACTTCTACGGAAAAGTCCTAATTAAAGAAAAGCAATTGCTAGTTGCTGCGAATGGTGGATTCATTGAAATTAAACAGATTCAATTGCCTGGAAAACGTAAAATGGAAACTCATTCCCTACTGAATGGCTTCAAATTTTCAGAAAAAGCAAAAATGCGCTGA
- a CDS encoding HU family DNA-binding protein, with protein MNKTDLIDAMAENAGISKAAAKKALESFLENVEKSLKKGDRVSLVGFGSWSVSKRAAREGRNPQTGKTIKIAAKNVVKFKAGADLQKAVN; from the coding sequence ATGAACAAAACAGATTTAATCGACGCAATGGCTGAGAATGCTGGAATTTCTAAAGCAGCAGCTAAAAAAGCACTAGAATCTTTTCTAGAAAACGTTGAAAAATCTCTTAAAAAAGGAGATAGAGTATCATTAGTAGGATTTGGATCTTGGTCTGTATCTAAAAGAGCTGCTCGTGAAGGAAGAAACCCACAAACCGGAAAAACTATCAAGATCGCTGCTAAAAACGTAGTGAAATTTAAAGCCGGAGCTGATTTACAAAAAGCTGTGAACTAA
- a CDS encoding ATP-binding protein has translation MKTMKIVITGGPGTGKSSIIHELEAKGENCIHEISRQVTLEAQRDGIDQLFLEEPLLFSEKLLEGRLNQFKEASNSTANRIFLDRGLPDVVAYMDFFDTVYPEIFSSTCEEHAYDKVFILPPWKEIYKSDNERYETYEEAVRISEHLYDTYSRFGYTPIEIPKASVAERTKFILNQL, from the coding sequence GTGAAAACTATGAAAATTGTTATTACCGGTGGACCCGGTACTGGAAAGTCTTCCATCATACACGAACTGGAAGCTAAAGGAGAAAACTGTATCCATGAGATCTCCAGGCAGGTAACCCTTGAAGCACAAAGAGATGGTATAGATCAGCTCTTTCTTGAGGAACCCTTACTATTCAGTGAAAAATTACTTGAAGGGAGATTAAATCAGTTTAAAGAAGCTTCCAATTCAACAGCGAATCGCATCTTTCTAGATCGTGGATTGCCCGATGTTGTTGCCTATATGGATTTTTTTGACACTGTTTACCCCGAGATATTCAGTTCGACCTGTGAGGAGCATGCCTATGATAAAGTTTTTATCTTACCACCATGGAAGGAGATCTACAAAAGTGATAATGAGCGCTACGAAACCTATGAAGAAGCGGTAAGAATTTCAGAACATTTATATGACACTTACAGCCGCTTTGGTTACACACCTATCGAAATTCCTAAAGCAAGTGTGGCAGAAAGAACTAAATTTATACTGAACCAACTATAG
- a CDS encoding YqgE/AlgH family protein, which translates to MIALKPTKGHLLVAEPSIIGDVSFNRSVVLLADHSENGSVGFILNKILDFTLKDLIPEIKGNFDVYNGGPVEQDNLYFIHKIPDLIPDSIEIAHGIYWGGNFEAVMELISKDLISDKQIKFFLGYSGWDAQQLDDELNSHSWVVTANEDNKDLLEKPYSSFWKDKMLELGGEYMLWSNSPENPSYN; encoded by the coding sequence ATGATTGCGTTGAAACCAACCAAAGGCCATCTTCTCGTTGCAGAACCATCCATAATTGGAGATGTTTCTTTTAATCGCTCGGTGGTTCTACTTGCCGACCATTCCGAAAATGGATCGGTAGGATTCATCCTGAACAAAATCCTTGATTTTACACTTAAAGATCTTATTCCTGAAATCAAAGGGAATTTTGATGTCTATAATGGAGGTCCCGTAGAACAGGATAATCTGTATTTTATACATAAAATTCCAGATCTCATCCCTGATAGTATTGAGATTGCTCATGGAATCTACTGGGGTGGTAATTTTGAGGCTGTGATGGAACTTATCTCTAAAGATCTGATTTCAGATAAGCAGATAAAGTTCTTCCTAGGATATTCTGGATGGGATGCGCAACAACTGGATGACGAGTTAAATTCTCATTCCTGGGTGGTCACCGCGAACGAGGACAACAAGGACCTGCTTGAAAAGCCCTACTCTTCATTCTGGAAGGATAAGATGCTCGAATTAGGCGGAGAATACATGTTATGGTCAAACTCTCCAGAGAACCCTTCTTACAACTAA